A region of the Bryobacteraceae bacterium genome:
CTGCCCTGCCAAAGGGACCCAGACACCGGCCAGCAGAAGCCACAGCAGAAGGCGGGCGCGCATGCGCATCAAACGATCTATCGGCGGGAAGGGCCCGCCGGTTCAGGGCGTTCCGCACAAAAACTGGGGTGAACCTCTTACCGTGGCTGCCCTCCGGCGGCTAGGATGAGAGGAAGAAGATGAGCGAGCCGCCCGAGGAGCTGGTCGACCACATCATCACCCACCTGGGTGAGCAGCAGCCGGAGCTGATCGCCTCGATTGGAGATGAAGAAGTCCGGCGCCGCGTTCTCGCCGGCATCACCCGCGCTCATGCGCACCGTTTCGTTCAGCCGGAGTCCGTCACCGCCTTTGTCACGCTGATGTTCCTGGTGGCGCCTGATTTCGACTCCCACCCGGCCATCGCCCGCGCCCTGCGGCTTCACGGATCCGAGCCCGACCGGCTCCGGCTGCTGTTCCAGCGCACGCGCGAAGAGGACTGGGACGAGGCGGCCGCCTCCTCGAAGGGGTGGCCGTCGATCCTGGGCGAGTCATGAGCGGCGGGCCCCGACGCGCCGTGGTCTCCTGGTCGACCGGCAAGGACTGTGCCTGGGCGTTTCACCGAATTGTCCGCAAAGGTGGCGTGGAAATCCAGGGGCTGCTGGCCACCGTGAACGCCGAATTTGGCCGTGTTTCCATGCATGGCGTGCGCCGGGAGCTCGCCCGGATGCAGGCCAGCGCGATGGGACTGCCGCTGATGGAAGTGGAGCTGCCTTGGCCGTGTCCCAACGAAGAATACGAGCGGCGGATGGCGGCGGCCTGCGCTCGTCTCCGCGCGGAGGGCATCGATACGCTGATCTTCGGCGACATCCACTTGGCCGACGTGCGGGCATATCGCGAAAGCCGTCTGGCCGGCACTGGAATCGAGCCCCTCTTCCCGCTGTGGGGTCAGGATCCCCCAAAGCTCATCCGGGAGATGCTGGCGGCAGGTTTGCGCGCGAGGATCGTCTGCCTGGATCCGGCGCGGCTGGACCGGAAACTGGCCGGGGCGGAACTGACGGCCGCCACCGTTGATGCGTTGCCCGCACAGGTGGATCCGTGCGGGGAGAACGGCGAGTTCCATACGTTTGCTTTTGCGGGTCCGATGTTTTCGCGGCCGCTGGAGGTCCTCGCCGGCCCCGTCGTGGAGCGGGAAGGCTTCGTCTTTGCCGACCTGGTGCCGGCGGACTCGCGCCGCCGTTGATTTACAATGTCGGCAGGGTGGGCCCGTAGCTCAGCCGGATAGAGCGTCTGGCTTCGAACCAGCAGGTCGGGGGTTCGAGTCCCTCCGGGCCCGCCATCCTTGATCCCTACACCGACACCCATCGGTCAATCGACCGGGTAAGCCAGAGGCGTATACCAGATCCCGCCGGGCGAACTCGCCGCCGTCGTCCAGTTCGGCCAGGTCCACCTGGACACGCCGGTCGCCAGGCCGCTTCTCCGGCAGGGAGTGCCCGTCGCTGTCCTGTCGCGATACGGGCATCAGCATTGGAACACAGCGGGCCGTGGCCGCTCACTTGAAGTTCAGGCTCCTCCGGCTCCAGGGCCGCGAGTAGAGCAGCGCGGAGCGCTGCAAGAACGAGCGGCCGCAGCGCGGTCCCGGCGCGAGCTGCGGCCCGTGGCAGTTTTCATCCCTGCTGCTGTCCCGCCGGGTCGCGGGGGTTCGTTCCCGCGGCCTGCGGCCGCTGCACCGGCGGCTCTGTCTGGCGGGGACAGCAGGGATCGGGACAGGTCGTGCCGGCATAAAAGTGGCGCCGCCCGGAGGCGGCGCGGCTCCCATCGCCGGTTGAAATCGTCAGGGCCGATGACGCCGGCTTAAATGGCCTTCTTGAAGAAATGCACGATCTTCTTCCCGCCTTCTTCCGTGTAATACACGGTGACTTTTGCGGTCTTTTCTGATCCTTTTTCGATGTCCTTTCCGGCATCGCGCGCGGCCAGGTCGGTGAGGTGAAGCGTCTCCCGCCCGCCTTTTTCGGTCTCGACAATCATCTTCTTCCCGCCGCGGTCGATTTCACGCACGGTGTATGTCGACGCCTTCAGGCCGTCTTTGCCGATATGATCGACCGCTTCCGCCGATTTTTCTCCGCCCTTTTCAGTGTAATGGACGGCAACTGAAGTTCCCGCTTTGAGGCCGTGGAAAACGTCCCTGGCCGCCTCGCCGGTGTCGCGAAGGCCGTGAACCGCAGTCCGCGCGGTGAAGCGGAACGCATGCTCCGTTCCGTCCGCTGCCTTGACAACAATCTTTTTGGCCGCAGAATCCAGCCGCAGCACCTCGCCCACCAGAACGCCGTGCTTCTCCTCGATGGCGCAGAGCGGCAGCGCGAGCGCCGCGGCCGCGAAAAGCATCATGATTTTCTTCAGCATGTTTGTCTTCTCCTTGTCTCTTCTTGTCTCTTCTTGCTCAGGCGTCCATCACCACACCGGGAGCGGGAGGAATCAGCGCATCTACAGGTTTCAGGTCGTGCGCCGATGGCAGAGCCTGCGGCGCACAGGGCTGTCTTCGCCGTCAGTGCCTGCGCGCCGCGGGCAGTTACTTCTTCCTGCCATGCAGTACGTGGTGTTCGTGCTTGCCCTTGGTCGCATGCACCAGCACGCCCTCTCCCTCCGGCTGCCAGATCTCGGAGAGAATGTACTGCCCGTTTACTTTGTCGAAAACGACCCGCGCATCCGACGAATTCTGCGCCGCCATGCGGGTGAGGATCTCCTCGACGGCAGAGGGTCCCTTCGGATTCGTTGTGCTGCTGACGACCACTGTTTCGTTGGTCGGGTGAATGATGAACTCGTAGTCGCCTGCGGGCAGGGTTTTCGTTCCTACCTTGAACGCGAAGGGAACGTTGGCCAGCACTGTGTCCGCAGCGAACACGGGTGCTGCCGTCAGAACCGCCGTCACTGCCAGGGCCAGCAGGACCCTTTGCCAGATGGCCGATCCATAAACGCGCTTGGTCTTCATTTTCTGTCCTTCCTTTCCGTCCAACCGGCCATTGCTGCCGGTTCTGATCCGACAGACGCACCCCGGACATTCCGCATTGCTAGCCCCGATCAGGGAAAAATCACACTGAATTGGCGGGATCCATCTCGATGGGGAAACGCCGTGGGGCTCCTGGATGGGCGTCTTTGCCACGCGACGGCTCTATGGCATGATTCAAGCGATGGCAGGATCCGAGGACCGGCCCCCGGCGCGGCATCAGGGCGGCCTGCGCGCGGCGGCCATATTCGAAGCCTCCAAGGGGCTGTTGGTGCTGCTCGTGGCGCTGGGCCTCGCCGAAATGTTGCACGGCAGTCTCCAGGAGGCCGCCGAGCATCTGCTGTTCCGCCTCCATATCAGTCCGCAGCGGCGCCTGGGCCGCGTGCTGCTGGATGCAGCCG
Encoded here:
- a CDS encoding ATPase, which produces MSGGPRRAVVSWSTGKDCAWAFHRIVRKGGVEIQGLLATVNAEFGRVSMHGVRRELARMQASAMGLPLMEVELPWPCPNEEYERRMAAACARLRAEGIDTLIFGDIHLADVRAYRESRLAGTGIEPLFPLWGQDPPKLIREMLAAGLRARIVCLDPARLDRKLAGAELTAATVDALPAQVDPCGENGEFHTFAFAGPMFSRPLEVLAGPVVEREGFVFADLVPADSRRR
- a CDS encoding membrane protein, which translates into the protein MGVFATRRLYGMIQAMAGSEDRPPARHQGGLRAAAIFEASKGLLVLLVALGLAEMLHGSLQEAAEHLLFRLHISPQRRLGRVLLDAAARVSHRSLLPLAALALAYSAARLTEAWGLWRGRAWAQWFAILSGFLYLPWEIWALWTRPDWIRAALLAGNVLLVTYMISVRLGERRS